CCAGATTTGAACTGGGGACCCCCTGCGCCCAAGGCAGGTGCGCTACCAGACTGCGCCACGCCCCGTCGGAAACAGCGCGCGCCAGTCTAAGGCGAGCCGCCCGACGGAGTCAATCTCCCCAAAAGCCCAAGGGATCGCCCCGGTCGACCCGGAGCGATCCCCGTTGAGGCTGGTGAAAGCTACGCTACTACCACTCGAAAGTCACGTGGCCGAGAGCGCGCCGGCCCAGGAGATCGCCACCGAAGGACTCCCAGTGGTCGTTGTCGGTCACGTTGGAGATATTGACGCCGACGCTCCAGTTGTCGTTGATGGCGTAGTTGCCGCCCACGTCCACCGTGTAGTAAGCCTCCACATCGCCCTGGAAGGGACCGACCGCCCACCGGAAATCGTCCACGAAACGCATCGAGAGATCCAGGTCCCAGGCGTCCCGCGCGTAGCCGAAGCTCACGCCGCCCTTGTGCTCCGGGGTGTTCGGCAGCAGCAGATTGGCGAACGCGGAGCTGCCGTCCTTGATGTCGAAGTCGAACCACGAGTAGGTGAAGTTGTAGTTCCAGCCGTTGCCGAAATAGCTGGTCAGCCCCAGGTCGATGCCCTGGGTGTCCACCTCGCCGAAGTTGGTGTAGGAGACGGCGGCGATGATGTTCGAGCCGTCGAGGTTGTTGGTCAGCGTCGGCACCAAGCCGCGGATCACCGTCGCCAGGGCCTCCGGCACGCCGGCCGGCGCCTGCCAAGGGCCGAAGTTCGAGTTGATCCGGCCCAGCGGGGTGCCGAGGGTTGGGATCAGGTCGGTGATGAAGTTTTCGTTCTGGCTGTTGTAGTAGTCCACCGTCAGGAATGACTTGCCGAGAATTCCGCTGTAGCCCACCTCGAAGGTCTGGGTTTCTTCCAGTTCGAGGTCCTCGTTGCCCACCGCCAGCACCGGCGTCACGCCAAGGCCACAGTCGAGGTTGCGGGACAGGCACACCAGGGCGTTGACGCCCCTCAGGTCGGCCGATGGCGCCACCGGCGCCTGCAGGTAGAACTCCGAGTAGTTCGCCACCTGGAACGCCTCGTTGTAGGTGAAGCGCAGGGTGTTGTTGGGGTTGATGCCATAGACCAGCGACGCCTTGGGCGAGAACTGGCCATCGTGCAGGGAACTGTCGTCGTAGCGTCCGGCGACCACCACTTTGACGGCCTCGGTGACATCGATGTCGAACTGTCCGAAGAGGGCGGACTTGTCGGAATCGATCGGCGCAAAGACCAAGGTCTGTCGCCCGAGGCGCGGATCGAAGGTGTCAATCTCCTCTTCACCGTAGGCGGCGCCGGCGACGATGCGAGCGCGGTCGTTCATCAGATCCCAATTGGTCTGGAACTCGACCTGGTAGTTGTTGGTGTCGAGCACCAGGTTGGCGCCGGAGGACAGGGCCGCCTGCTCCGGCGCGTCGCGCTTGTTGTAGTAGCCGAGAAGGTTCCAGCGCAGGGAGGAGTAGTTGATCCGCCCGTAGGTGCGCTCGATCTCTTGCTGCTGCACGCGGCCGATGCCCGTTTGGGCCACCACACCCTCGGACTGGGCGAGGCCGACGTCGATGGACAGTAGGTCGTCGTTGCCGAAGTACTTGTCGAGTCGGGCGCTGCCGAATTTCACCTCGACGGCGTCCTCGGGATTCAAGGGAATCGCCTCCTGCGGCAAGCAGTCGGTGGTCACCCCGCCGCCGCACGGAACGACGTACTCGGCCTGGCCGTTGCGGGAAACGGAGAAGTCGCCGCTGTCGCGCAGACCACCCTGCAGCTTGAGGTAGAAGTCGCTACCCAAGGCGCCCGCCCAGCGGGCGTCGGCGTTGGTGGTGGAAATCTCACCGGCGGCCAAGCGCACCTTGACGCCCTGGCTATCGCGCGGACGCTTGGTCACCAAATTGAGCACGCCGCTCGACGCGTTGGCGCCGTACAAGGCGGCGCTCGGGCCGCGGACGAACTCCAGGTTCGCCAGATCGTCGAGCGGGAACGAAACCGCCGGCCATTCCTGGGAACCGAGGAAAGGCACCGCCGGGTTGCGCCCGTCCACCAGTACCGCCACGCGCCGGTTCAGCGAGCTGTTGAAGCCGCGGGTATTGAAGTTGTAGTCGTAGAGGCCGCTTTGGGTGACTTCGGCGCCGGGGGTGAACTCGAGCAGCTTCGGAAGCTGACCGTGGGCCGCCTCGCGCTCCACCTCTTCGGCGGTGATCAGGGTCACCGCCGCCGGCGCTTCGACAATGCGCTCGGCGCGGCGCGAGGCCGAAAACACGGTGATCGTCTCGACGAAGGTCACCTCCCAGTCGACCTGCTGATCAACGCTGGCGGTCTCACCGGCGGTGACCTCGACACCGTCCACCCGGTCGACGTTCTGGCCGAGACTGATGTTCAGGGAGTAGGTACCCGCCGGTACCTCATCGAAGGCGAAGGCGCCATCGGAACCGGTGACGGTCGCCATGCTCGTTCCCTCGACGACGACAGTGACTCCACCGATAGCGCTGCCGTCCTCACGCGTGACCGTACCCTCGATTCCCCCGTCATCCTGAGCCACGACCGCGCCGGTCAGAACGACCCAAGATGCGAGAAACAGACAGATGATGCGTTGGCTCCTCATGATGCCTCCCTCGTTCGTTGTCCCCGTGAACTCCCTGAAGTCCCGCCGCGCGAACGCGATAACATCACGGGCTTCCGGAGCCACCGTCAAAGAAAATAAGCTCCCTGCCTAAATAGCAGTAGGCCAGCCGGCGAGTCAAGGGACACATCGGCACAACTTCAGAGATCCGAACGTCGACTTCTCAGCGGGAACCGAGCTATGGAGATGAGCCGCTATGTGGTGATGGGAGCCGGCGAGGTCGGATTTCACCTCGCGCGCACGCTGTCCCACGAGGGGCACAGCGTCACCGTCATCGAAACTGCACCGGCACGCGCCCAGCGTATCGAAGAAGAGCTCGACGCCCGCGTCATCGAGGGCGACGGCAGCCGGCTCGGAGTGCTCGAGGAGGCGCAGGTCGCCGGCTGCGACCTGTTTCTGGCGGTGACTTCGGACGACCAGGCGAACCTCGCCGCCTCGCTCCTCGCCAAGCGCGCCGGCGCTCGGCGAAGCGTGGTGCGGATGGGCGCCGGCAGTGAACTCCTGCGCCACCGCAAGGCCTACCAGCAGACCTTCGACGCCGACCTGCTGCTCTCCACCCAGGTCCTCACCACCAGCCGCATCATCAACTGTTTTCGCGGCTTCGACACCACCGCCGTCGAGTATTTCGCCGAGGGCAAGGTGCAGTTGCGAAAGGTGGCTCTGTCGGAGGAATCGCCGCTGGTTCGCCAGCCGCTCTCCGAGGTCGAACTGTCGCCGGACAGCCTGGTGGTGGCCTTGTTCCGCGGCGACCGGCTGGTCATTCCCTCCGGCGGCGACCGCGCCGAGGTCGGAGACGACGCTCTGATCCTCGCCGGCACGGAGTCCATCCGCGACGTCGAGCGGATGGTCACGGCTCAGAATCAGCGCCTCGGCGACGTGGTGATCGCCGGCGGCAGCCGCACCGGGCAAATGGTCGCCCAGGCCCTCGCCGGCCTCGACGCCCGAGTCACCCTCATCGAGCGCGATCGCAGCCGGGCCGGCGAGCTGGCGGCCAGCCTGCCGTGGCTCCACGTGCTCCACGGCGACGCCACGGACCTCGCCCTGCTGCGGGCCGAGCGGGTGGAGGAAGCGCGCTATTTCCTCGCCGTTACCGGCTTCGACGAGAGTAACCTGATGGCCAGCCTGCTGGCCCAGGAGATTGGAGTCTCGAACGTGGTGGCGCTGGTCGATCGGGCGGAGACTTCGCACCTGTGGCGGCGCCTCGGGTTGATGCAGGTGTTCTCGCCGCGCTCCCTGGCCCTGGACCGTATCCAGGAGTACATCGACAACGGCTACCGCGCCAACATCGTGTCGCTGCAGAGCGGCGCCGCCCAGGTGATCGAACGTACCCTGCACGCGGCGAGCCCGGCGGCCGGTGTGACCCTGGCGGAGATGAAACCACCGCGCGGCATCATCGTCGGCACGGTGGTGCGCGGCGACAAGGTGTTCGTGCCGCGGGGCAAGGATCGCCTCGAAGCCGGCGACATGGTCATCCTCTTCGTCCAGGACGAAGAGATGTCCACCGTCCGGCTGCTGTTCCCGGCGATCGAACGACCGTCATGATCGGCTCGCCGTGAGTGGCCCGCGATGAACCTGCGGCCGGTTCTGCGCTTCCTCGGGCGCCTGGTGCTGGTGCTCGCCCTCGCCCTGCTCTTCCCGGCGGTGGTGAGCGTGATCTACGGCGAGGGCCGAGCCGCCGGCGCCTTCCTGATATCGATGGCCATCACCGCCCTGTGCGGCCTGGCCATGGTCGGTGCCAGCCGCAATGCCACCACTCAGATCTTCCGCCGGGAAGGCATCTTGATCGTGGTCGGCGGCTGGATCTTGGCCTCCGCCTTCGGCGCCCTGCCGTACCTCCTGACGGGCACCCTCGCCCACCCGGTAGACGCCCTCTTCGAGGCCACCTCGGGCTTCACCACCACCGGGGCCACGGTGCTGCCGGCGATCGAAGAGGCGGGCTACGGCATCCTCTTCTGGCGCAGCTTCACCCAGTGGCTGGGCGGAATGGGAATCATCGTGCTCTTTGTCGCTCTGCTGCCGGAACTCGGCCCCGGCGCCCGTTTTCTCTACAAGCTCGAAATCCCCGGCCCCACCGCCGAAGCGCTCCAGCCCCGCATTCGCGACACGGCGTCCGTCCTGTGGCGCATCTACCTTGGGATGACCCTGGTTCAAACGACGCTGCTGAAGCTCTGCGGCATGAGTCTCTTCGATGCCCTCACTCACACTTTCTGTACCCTTGCGACCGCCGGCTTCTCACCGCGCGCCGACTCCATCGCAGCCTACCCCTCGCCCTGGATCCATCTGATCATTTTGGTATTCATGATCCTGGCCGGCGGCAACTTCTCCCTCTACTACGGCCTTCGCCGAAAGCGAGGCTGGAATTTGCTGCGGGACTTCGAGTTTCGTCTTTACCTGACGGTCATCGGCGTCGCTGCGCTGATCGTGACCATCAATCTGTGGCGTTCCGGCACCTTCGAGCTCAACGCCCGACTGCCCCTCGATGCGGCCTTCCAGGTCGTTTCGATCATGACCACCACCGGTTTCACCTCGCAAGATTTCGACGCCTGGCCCAATCTGTCACGCATGCTCCTGGTGATCCTGATGTTCGTCGGAGGCTGTGCGGGCTCGACCTCCGGCTCGATGAAGGTGATGCGGATGGTGGTGGGCCTCAAGACGGCCTTTCGGGAGGTCCGCCTGTCGTTCAGCCCGAACACCGTGGCGACGGTCTTCGTCGGCGGCAAGGCAGTGCCGGAATCGGTGGTGCGGAGTGTCACCGGCTTCTTCATTCTCTTTCTTTCGAGCTGGGGCGTAGGAACTCTGCTCCTAACCCTCGGCGGCCACTCCCTGGTCACCGCCGGTACCGCCGCCATCGCTACCCTCGGCAACATCGGCCCAGGCCTCGACGCCGTGGGCCCAACTCAGTCCTACGCCTTCTTCAAACCCTGGGAAAAACTCTTGATGGTCCTTTTGATGTGGGTCGGTCGCCTGGAGGTTTACTCCATTGCAGCCCTTTTCATGTTCCGCTTCTGGAGGAGATAGGCCATGAAACTCGACCTCACCGTCTTACCCGGTCGCTGGGCCGTCTGCCGGCTCGCTCCGGATGCGGCGATTCCCGAGTGGGCCGAAGGCGGCACCTTCGCATCCATCACCCGCACCGCCGCCGAGCTGTCCATCCTCTGCCCGGAAAACGCCGTTCCAGCGGACGTCCGGCACCAGGGCGGCTGGCGGCTGATCCGCTTCGCTGGCACCTTCGCGTTCGACCAAACCGGCGTTCTCGCTTCTGTCACCGGCCCCTTGGCAGCGGCAGAAGTGGGCATTTTGGCCGTCGCCACCTTCGACACGGACTACCTGTTCGTTTCGCAAGAGAATCTGCCCCGCGCCCTCGACACCCTGCGGGAAGCAGGACATCGGGTGGAGGGAGAAGGCATATGATGGAACGCGAAATCCAGATCAGGCGCTAGAAGCGCTCCAACCCGCCGAGGGCCTTCGTATGCGCCGGGAAGAAGGTGCTGATGTACATCGTCCTCGCATTCGGGCTGTCGATTCTCGCCGCGCCGGTGGCCAGCACGCCAGTGGCCGTCGAAATCTCCTCGGACAGCCTCGAAACGGTACTCCTCGACGAACGAGAGTCCGCCGCGGAAACTCCTCCTCCGGGCGGCACCGAAGTGCCCTACCCGACCACGCCGGACTGGGAAAACGACCTCCGCATCCAGGTCGGCGGCCTGCAGGTGGCAGACATGAACGGCGACGGCCGGCAGGATGTGGTGGTCGGCTGCTACATCTCGAACAGTTTTCCGCCCTACGACGACTGGCGAAACTTCATCTACTTCAACACCGGCAGCGGCCTCGAAGGCTCCCCCTCCTGGGCGTCCGACGACCAGCGCTCCACCGGCGATATTCAGGTCGCCCTGCTGAACGACGACGCCTTCCCGGACGTCTTCGCCGCCAATGGCGGCGGGAGCTACGATCCTTCGGTGATCTACTTCGGCGGCCCGAACGGCCCGGCGACCACCCCCGGCTGGCTCTCCACGGACTCCTCCTGGACCAATTACGCGCTGCCCTTCGACTTCGACCACGACGGCGACGTGGACGTGGTGACCGCCAACCAGGGCCGCTCCCAGGACGACCCCTTCCGGCCGATCTACATCTTCGAGTCGAACGCCGGGGTGCTGCCCACCACTCCCGCAGCGCTTTCCCCGGAGATGTCGATCCAGAACTTCCTCGCCTTCGGTCACCTCGACGACGACGAGTGGGAAGATCTCGCCGTCTCCAAGTGGGCGAACTTCGAAAGCGGCGTTTATCGCAACGATCAAGGGACCCTCGAAAGCACCACCACCTGGACCACCGGTGACGACGACACGGACAAGGGCGTCGCCTGGGCCGATGTGGACGACAACGGCGACCAAGATCTCGCTCTCGGCCATGACCCGACCCTCGTCTACTTCAACACCGACGGCACCCTCGGCAGCCCGCAGACGGCCACCGGCACCTTCTTCGGCCACGCGGAGCTACGCTTCGAGGACATCGACCTGGACGGCGACCCGGACCTCGCCGAAGTCCACTTCGCCAACGGCAAGGCGCAAATCTACCTGAACCGCGGCGGCGTGCTGGACACCGCCCCCACCTGGACCTTCGACTCCTCCGCCGTCGGCACCGCCCTGGCCTTCGGCGACATCGACGGCGACGGCGCACCGGACCTAGTGGTCGGCAACTCCGGGGACCCTTCGGTGATGGTGTTCATGAACCGCCAGAAATGGCTGCTGGTGGACGGCTTCGAATCCGGTAATACCGACGCCTGGACGACGACGGTTCCATAGGCTCGGGAGCGGAAACCCGGAGGCCCTATTGGCGGCGAGTGCCGAAGGTCGGCGGCACGGCTAGGAAGGCTCTTGAAGGGACGCTTCCCGATCCTCGGGGGCGCGGCTCAGGCAGCGATGGAGTTGGTCCACAATTGCCCGGGTGAGGGAGTTGTCCCGCACCGCTTGCCGGAACAGCACCAGGGCCACCATCGCCTCACGGTGAAGTTCTTGTCCCTGAAACACGGTCACCAGATCGTCCGACAAGCTCTGCAACTCCGCGGCGCGCCCCATGTCCGAGTACACCAAAGCAAGGTCCAAGGCCACCTGCGAGGCATCGAACGGACGGCCCCCTTCGAGGAACCCGTCTCGCGCACTCTCTAGGGTCCTTTCCGCCGTCTGCGTCTCGCCCAAACCGCGAAGCACCTTGCCTTCGAGCCAAAGCGCCCGCAACTGCGTCCAGCGATCCGGGAAGCGGGCGTAGAGAGAATGGTTCTCCTCCAGCGCGACGCGTGCGTCCTCATAGCGATCGAGGTGGTAGAAGCAAAGCGCCCGATTGTGGCAAGCCATCAGGAACAGGCGATCCTCTTGCTCCGGATCGATGCACTGCAAGGCATCGTCAATCGACGCCAGCGCTTTTTGCAGCTCTCCTATTTCCCGATAGACCTCCCCCAAGCTGAGGAGGACGCTAGCCACCGAGGCCCCGCGATCGCCCGCCAAGCGATAGTGCAGAACGGAGCGTTCCAGCAGGGTTTCCGCCTCGTCAAACCGCCTCTGGTCACGGCGCAAGGTTCCCTCTCGCCAGTCCAGTTCCGCGTAGACGAGCTTCTCCGTCACCCCTTCCATGCGCACCACGGACCGCGCCTGCCGAAATAGGGCATCGGCAGTCCGAATCTCTCCCAGTGCTCGACGAGCATTCGCCATGTTGGCGAGCGCCAAGGTCTGCATCTCATGGGCGATGATGCGATCGCGGCCCCACTGCGCCACCACATGGGCCAGTTCAGCAAAATGGAACGCCTGGGCCGGCTCGTTTGGCAGGTAGCTCCGCGACCGATCCAGCAGGCGCTCGGCCAGGAACGGACTGCGAAATCGCTTATAGGCTCCCCGAATACGGTCCAGGCGCGATTCCGGGACAAGGCGCATCAGGGTGTTGAAATCCTTCTTGGCTTCCCGTCTCTCAACCCGTAGGTCGACCTCCTGCCGGCCGACCTGACTTGCCGAGCGCTCCACCGCAGTGCGCATCGCCTGGGCCTTCTCGAAGGAGTCTGTTCGGCAAGCCGAACCCGTGCTCGATGACTCGGATCGCCACGCCTCGATCTCCTCATGGCAGGTCGGACAGAGCGCCATCAGATGCTCAAGCAGGGTCGTCGTCAGCACCGAGGGGTGAAGCTCCCCCCGGGTCACTGCCTGCAGCAGTTCACGGGTCAGGTGAATATCGATCAAGGATGCACCCCTCGGAGTAGCCAAAGTCGAATCAAAATAGATGTTTCATAAAAAATAACCGATCTTCGACACAGATGAAAGGGGTGTCGGCGACCCGACACCCCTCAGCAAGGCCAAATGGCTAGCCGTTGGGATCCATTCCTGGGCCGTGCTCATTTTGGTCACAGCCTTCCTGCGACTCGGCTCCGGAGCCATCCGGAGCCTTGTCGGGCGGACCGCTTTTCGATCCGGCGACGGCGTGGAACCAGTTCACCGCCTGCGACCACAAATCGCCTGCAAAGGAAACTGTCGAGCGTTCCGAGGCATCCATCGGCGCCGCGACGGTTACCGGTGCGCAGAGAATCGTAACCACCAGCAGGACCAGCAAACAACCAAAAGACTTAGACATAAGTCCTCCTCTCATCCAGGATCGACCGAAGCCGGCACCATGCCCACATCAGCGATCCCGTCGATTTGATTATCATTTGAGGCAACAAATCTAACGATTTGGCGTGCACACGATCGCCAAAAACCGCCTAAAAACATACGTCTCGGAATATAAGTGCCTACCATCCTACTCGGGCGGCGGGGGATCGGCGACTCTTGGTCCCCCAAAATTTCGGGACCGGCTGGTAAGGTTCGGCCTCACCAGAGAGGAACCCAAAACCATGACATCGAACACCCTCGAGGGCCCTGTCCGGGTCCGCTTTGCCCCATCTCCCACGGGCTATCTCCACGTCGGCGGCGCCCGCACGGCGATCTACAACGACCTGCTGCGCGCCCACCTCGGGGGAGAATTCCTGCTGCGCATCGAGGACACCGACCGCGCCCGCTCCGACGAAGCGATGACCCGCCAGATCCAGAATGCCCTCGAGTGGCTGGGATGCGGCTGGGACGAGGGTCCCTTCCTGCAGAGCGCCGGCGTGGACCGGCACCGCGAGCGGGTGGACGATCTGCTGGCGGCGGACCGCGCCTACCGCTGCTTCTGTACCCCGGAAGAACTGGCCGAGCAGCGCCGAGCGGCGGAGAAACTGGGCGAGCGCTTTCGCTACCCGGGAACCTGCGCCCACCTGGCGGTGGACGACATCGAGCGGCGCATGGCGGCGAACACGCCCTTCGTGGTGCGCTTCCGCATGGGCGAGGACCACATCCGCTTCGAGGATCTCGTGCGGGGTGAAGTCGACTTTCCACCGGACGCCCTGGACGACTTCATCCTGCTGCGATCGGACGGCTCGCCGACCTACCACATGTCCGTCGTCAGCGACGACATCGACATGGCCGTAAGCCACGTCCTGCGCGGCGACGACCACCTGTCGAACACCCCCAAGCACATCGCCCTCTTTCGCGCCCTGGACGCGCCGGTGCCCACCTTCGGGCATCTGCCGCTGATCCTCGGGCCGGACAAGAAGCGCCTCTCGAAACGCACCGGCGCCACCTCCGTCGAGGAGTTCCGGGCCCAGGGAGTACTGCCCCAGGCGCTTTACAACTTCCTAGCGTTACTGGGATGGTCGCCGGGCGACGACCGGGAGATCCTCTCGCGCGAAGAAATGGTCGACCTCTTCACCATCGACCGCCTCAACACCTCGGCGGCGGTGTTCGATGCGGACAAACTGGCCTGGATGAACGCCCAGTACCTGTTCAACTCCCCGCTCGAAGAGATCTGGCCGCACCTGGAGCCCTTCCTGGACGAAGCGGGCCTGGCGAACGCCGACCCGGAGCGCCTACGGGAAGCCGTCACCCTCCACCGTCTGCGCGCCCACAACCTACGCGAACTGGCCGAGGGCATCGGCCACTACTTCGTCGACGATCTCACCTACGACCCCGCCCTTTGTGCCAGATTCGCCAACAAAGAGGGCCTTGGGGAGCACATCGCCCAGCTACGCGACCACTACAGTGCCCTGGAGACCTTCGACATCGACCCCCTTGACCAGGCGCTGCGCGCCCTGTGCGAAGAACTCGGCCAAAAAGCCGGTCACCTGATCCACCCCCTGCGAATGGCCGTCTCCGCCTCCAAGACCGGCCCACCGGTCTTCGATCTGGTCGCCCTCGTCGGCCGCGACGCCACCCATCGCCGCCTCACCGCCTTCATCGCCTATCTGGACGAAATCCGCGAACCGGCCTGAGCCGCCAAACCCGCAGCAAGACCGGGCGCCATCACCTTGACCCGACCTCCGAGGATCCGATAGCCTCTCGATCCCCTTTGGGACGTCGTCTAATGGCAAGACACGCGCCTCTGGAGCGTGGAATCGGGGTTCGACTCCCTGCGTCCCAACCAATCTAGGAATCCCCGCCTCTAGGTCGCTTGACTCCACCAACCTAGCCTCGTCAGATTCGTGTCGACCGTTGCCTAAAGCGACCAAAACCCCAAAGATCGGCGAACAAGCTAAGCTTCGTTGTAAATGAGCCCATCGAAGGAGGGACGACCGGCACTTGCCGGACCGAGTACGGTGCGCCTTCAGGCCGTTCATCCGTGGGGGCTGCTAGCGTCGCGCGGCGTCGGTAGGGCACGCTTCGGCCGTAGCCCTGTCTCGCTCGTCGTGGCGGGGCCGGGAGCGTTCAGTCCGGCCAGCCCACCGCCGGTTCCGATACGCCGGGCCGACGACGGCACGGCGACCTCGGCCCGACTGGTGACCTCGGTGCATGGCGCAAGTACCGCGGCGGCGGTCGGCAGTGCGATCGAGGCGACGCTGACCGTGCAGGGCGATCTCTGTCCGGGTACCTACGACAGCGAGTTGTTGATCCTCGACGAGAGTGGGGCGGTGGCGACACGAACTCCGGTGATCCTGACAGTGCGGGCTCATTGGGTGTGGCCCGTAGCCTTCCTGCTCCTCGGCCTCCTCACGGTTGGCATCCTCGCCTTCCTGGCGGGTGAGGGGCAGCTCCGCGACGAACGGGCCCGGGTGCTCGCTGAGCGCCGTGCCTTCGACGAAATGGTCGACCGCAGCTTGGCGCGCGAGCTCGATCCGGTCGCCGTGCAAGAGACCGAGGAGGCGTTTGGCGACGCCTTTCGCTTTCTCGACGAAAGTCGGCCCCTGAGTCTGCGCGACGATCGGATCGAGCGTGCCGGGCGACGGCAGGCTGCCGCCCGGGAGGGGGCCGCGGGATTGCGGAAGCGATACGGAGGCAGCGATCCGGCCGCGATGGGCGCCGAGGCGGTCGCAGCAGACTGGAGTGCGCTGAGCCAACGCATGGATGCGGCCCTGGCGCTGCGCGACCAGGCTCCCGGCTCGTGGGTCGGTGACGGCGAGCTGGGCGATGGGCTCGAGCGGTTCCTCGACAGCCGCTGGCGGCTGGACGTCGGCAATACGGTCACCTCGATCGAAGCGACGCTACGACCCGAGGTCGAGCGAGTGGCCCGGGCCGCGAGCGCCAGCGAGCTGGCCCGGGCTCAGCGATCGGCGGTGGCGACCCGCCGCCTGATGCGGAGGGCTGCGCGCCAGCTGGACCAGGCGGTGGAGAACTACTGGGTGTTCAGCCGGTTGGCCTCCGATACTTCGATCTCGGCGGGGTACGTGGCCGCTATCGCCGACCGGCCGGAGGTCGACCCGGCGGGTCGAAGTCGGCTTCGAGCGGCTCTCGCCGGCGCGCGGCTCTCGCTGGCCGAACCTACGCCAGAACGGTTCCGCCTGGCGCACCAACAGATCCAGGAAGCGACCACCGCAGCGTATGCGTTCGAGAACGAGATTCTGATCCAGCGGATCCAAGCGGCGTTTGACGCGGCCGATGCCCGCACGAGCCGGGCCAGGATCGATGCCTATGTGGAGAGCCTGGCGCCCGATCCGTCACCCGAAGGCAAGATCGCGGCGATTGGGGGCGCACTGGAGCTGTGGCGCGAGCGCATCCAAGTGGTCGAGGACCCCTCGCGTCGCGAGCAGCTCGCTGGGCTCATCACGCGGATTGGGGAGCAAGCCCAGGCTGAGAGCTGGGAAGCGGCGCTCGGCGGCCTGGGCGAGCTCAGCGACGCTTGGCTGGAGTACCAAGAGGAGCAGACGCGAGCGGCGCAGGCGTCGGTCTTGCTGCCGTACTGCCGGAACTGGAAAGCCTCGCTCTCGCTACAGCTCGTCGGGGCCGGCGAGCAACTCGCCGTACTGCAGGACGATCCCGAAATGGCTACTGCCGACCGGGAGATCGAAGGTCTGCGCCAGCAGATCGCCACGGTGCGCGAGGACGCCGATTGCCACTCGGCGCTCACCAACGTGTCCGGTCGGTTCCTGAAGCTGCAAAACCGATTGTTCGTCGCCGGCTTCCGGCGCATCCCGGCGCCTACCGAAGATCTGCTGGCCGCTGCTCACTCATCGGGAGTTCGCGCTGCGGTGCCCGAGGCGAAGCGACTTCTTCTCCCAGTGCGCCCGCTCGACGTGTCCGTCGTGACGCCGCCGGCGAAGCGGTTGGGCGGGCGCCGGATCGGCGTCGAGGTGCGGAATCTCGATCCGGTGTGGGGTGCAGGCAGCGAGGTGAGGGTCGACTTCGGTGACGGGTCGGCGGCCTGGGTCGGCGACGCGGAGACCCTGCGACAGCAGCCCGTGTTGAAGCATCGCTACCGTGCGCCGGGCCGCTACCGGGTGTCTGTGCGCGTGAGCGGCCAGCCGGTCGAC
This window of the Acidobacteriota bacterium genome carries:
- the gltX gene encoding glutamate--tRNA ligase; translated protein: MTSNTLEGPVRVRFAPSPTGYLHVGGARTAIYNDLLRAHLGGEFLLRIEDTDRARSDEAMTRQIQNALEWLGCGWDEGPFLQSAGVDRHRERVDDLLAADRAYRCFCTPEELAEQRRAAEKLGERFRYPGTCAHLAVDDIERRMAANTPFVVRFRMGEDHIRFEDLVRGEVDFPPDALDDFILLRSDGSPTYHMSVVSDDIDMAVSHVLRGDDHLSNTPKHIALFRALDAPVPTFGHLPLILGPDKKRLSKRTGATSVEEFRAQGVLPQALYNFLALLGWSPGDDREILSREEMVDLFTIDRLNTSAAVFDADKLAWMNAQYLFNSPLEEIWPHLEPFLDEAGLANADPERLREAVTLHRLRAHNLRELAEGIGHYFVDDLTYDPALCARFANKEGLGEHIAQLRDHYSALETFDIDPLDQALRALCEELGQKAGHLIHPLRMAVSASKTGPPVFDLVALVGRDATHRRLTAFIAYLDEIREPA